In Hymenobacter sublimis, a single genomic region encodes these proteins:
- a CDS encoding HD domain-containing protein: MTKAELKAKEAINLPAFQGIDLNHIKSKVTQILSLIGRESIFNEYTKHDISHINSVLESLDWIIPKETADKMTDGEWLMIVLSIYFHDLGMIVTKEEYDNRNKSNFPSFKEALLTSSNLELVSKINKMEKDEKEKFLYQEFVRHKHAERVKAWIAGNPSNLLGCSSGAIEEIGSMLSNLDQKFKKDLGIICESHHLDDLNDFSKYKTSYRYGNNPQEKVNLHYCAIILRTADLLHITSDRTPSTELRLINPSDPKSQVEWSKQRAVSAVAPKLQVNKEGDIDPSLPSHTIEVTAYFQGEDGAKGFFGLISYIGYANHELKKSYDWVKKASKQQGTHDYIFPWNDIDDSGIETEGFERKLFEFKLDQSKILQLLVGHTLYNDSTVVLRELIQNSIDAIRLQGYIQDKANDQSYKGKVEIKWNNKSRLLSFLDNGTGMTQEIIENHLLKVGSSRYQSEEFAKDFPGFTPISRFGIGILTCFMIADNIVIVTNSSNSDEVSAKKLTIKNVGGKYLLQHISQEESQQWVNSHGTFIQLEVRQDVKMDDLEKNIKKWILFPPCEMNLSIDNEESITIGYQSPAHAIESYLTDLGYEVDGKNIKVAQDTINDIDIAFGLSYSDKFNEWSFLTQTRQNSKLSSPVGTCIEGVRVEFDSPGYIGKNLVSVVNASGKHAPKTNVARSNIEANSERNEFLRNIYQLYLNHVENEIINIQKGTDFSLTWALNEAPILLAPIVRANDSDNTRPADKSVLFDELEKAKILLIEQSFERKIASINDVKALDHIWIIDCDLFRSAESLIKEIKSAPPLTSLVKTLYNGKDEKIKHIDNLLCSFRRIDSISEHALKGRTISHVKIFPVERRVDVCWSFKGEDNWILINSKAKKRRNYDDLDKRNYYLQIGDVEIDGKHDETFVEFFGNILILSGSPVHDFVLSVYNKLNLGVNDEDDAIMSLLVDVVGRFLHSGDVSKSNLEKWAKQLFDHYFAQNSTSITPEVFWKKIDKDAFTQVLVDNNWKTFSPASWKRDKSEYQYV; the protein is encoded by the coding sequence ATGACAAAAGCCGAGTTAAAGGCTAAAGAGGCTATTAATCTTCCTGCTTTTCAGGGGATTGATTTGAATCATATTAAAAGTAAGGTTACTCAAATATTGTCTCTTATAGGAAGAGAGAGTATATTCAATGAGTATACTAAACACGATATTAGTCATATAAACAGTGTTTTGGAAAGTCTTGATTGGATAATACCCAAGGAGACTGCTGATAAAATGACTGATGGAGAATGGTTAATGATAGTATTGTCGATATACTTTCATGACTTAGGTATGATTGTGACTAAAGAAGAATACGACAATAGAAATAAATCTAATTTTCCTTCATTTAAAGAAGCTCTGCTAACGAGTTCTAATCTTGAGCTGGTTAGTAAGATTAATAAAATGGAGAAAGATGAAAAAGAAAAGTTTTTGTATCAAGAGTTTGTAAGGCATAAACATGCTGAGAGAGTGAAAGCATGGATAGCAGGTAACCCAAGTAATCTTTTGGGATGTTCAAGCGGTGCTATTGAAGAGATAGGGTCTATGTTGAGCAACCTTGATCAAAAATTTAAAAAAGATTTAGGTATAATATGTGAAAGTCATCATTTGGATGATCTCAATGATTTTTCTAAATATAAAACCTCATATAGATATGGAAACAACCCTCAGGAAAAAGTTAATTTACATTACTGTGCTATAATATTAAGAACAGCAGACCTTTTACATATAACCTCTGATAGAACTCCTTCAACGGAGTTAAGGTTAATCAACCCAAGCGATCCCAAAAGTCAGGTGGAGTGGAGTAAACAAAGGGCTGTTAGTGCAGTAGCTCCCAAACTGCAAGTTAACAAGGAAGGTGATATTGATCCCTCGCTACCAAGTCATACTATTGAAGTTACAGCTTATTTTCAGGGAGAAGATGGAGCAAAAGGCTTCTTTGGACTCATATCTTATATCGGATATGCCAATCATGAGTTGAAAAAATCATATGATTGGGTGAAAAAAGCATCGAAACAACAAGGTACTCACGATTATATATTTCCGTGGAATGATATTGATGATTCTGGAATAGAGACAGAAGGATTCGAAAGAAAGCTTTTTGAGTTTAAGTTAGATCAATCCAAGATTCTGCAATTACTCGTTGGACATACACTGTATAATGACTCAACCGTAGTTCTTAGGGAATTGATACAGAATTCAATCGATGCGATTAGATTGCAAGGATATATCCAAGATAAAGCAAATGATCAAAGCTATAAAGGTAAAGTTGAAATTAAATGGAATAACAAAAGTAGATTATTGTCATTTTTAGATAACGGTACCGGTATGACTCAGGAGATAATAGAGAATCACTTACTGAAAGTAGGGTCATCTCGTTATCAGTCTGAGGAATTCGCTAAAGATTTTCCCGGCTTCACTCCTATAAGTCGTTTTGGTATTGGTATCCTTACGTGCTTTATGATAGCAGATAATATAGTGATTGTTACAAATTCTAGTAATAGTGATGAAGTGTCTGCAAAAAAATTGACAATTAAAAATGTTGGAGGTAAGTATCTGTTGCAACATATATCTCAAGAAGAATCACAGCAATGGGTAAATAGTCATGGTACATTTATACAGCTAGAGGTGCGTCAAGATGTGAAAATGGACGATCTTGAAAAAAATATAAAAAAATGGATATTGTTTCCTCCTTGTGAAATGAATCTATCCATTGATAATGAAGAATCTATAACTATTGGCTATCAATCGCCAGCTCATGCCATCGAAAGTTATTTAACGGATTTAGGTTATGAAGTTGATGGAAAAAATATCAAAGTTGCACAGGATACAATCAACGACATTGATATAGCTTTTGGTCTGTCATATTCAGACAAGTTTAATGAATGGAGCTTTTTGACTCAGACTCGTCAAAACTCAAAATTAAGTAGTCCGGTTGGTACATGTATTGAAGGTGTCAGAGTAGAATTTGATAGCCCTGGTTACATTGGAAAAAATTTGGTATCCGTAGTAAATGCATCAGGAAAACATGCGCCTAAAACCAATGTGGCTCGGTCTAATATTGAAGCTAATTCAGAAAGGAACGAGTTTTTGCGTAATATTTATCAGCTGTATTTAAATCATGTTGAAAATGAAATAATAAATATTCAAAAAGGAACGGATTTCTCTTTAACATGGGCGCTTAATGAAGCACCTATCCTTCTTGCACCCATTGTGAGAGCAAATGATTCAGACAACACTAGACCTGCCGACAAATCAGTATTGTTTGATGAGTTAGAAAAGGCTAAAATTTTGTTGATAGAACAGAGCTTTGAGCGGAAGATTGCTTCTATAAATGATGTCAAGGCTCTTGATCATATTTGGATTATCGATTGCGATTTATTTAGATCAGCTGAATCGCTTATCAAAGAAATTAAATCTGCTCCACCTTTGACATCATTGGTTAAAACTTTATATAATGGAAAGGATGAAAAAATAAAACATATCGATAATTTGTTGTGTAGCTTTAGGAGAATAGATTCCATTTCGGAGCATGCTTTGAAAGGTAGAACTATTAGTCATGTTAAGATATTTCCTGTTGAAAGAAGAGTAGATGTGTGCTGGTCTTTTAAAGGGGAGGACAATTGGATTCTTATAAATTCTAAAGCCAAAAAGCGTAGGAATTATGATGATTTGGATAAACGTAATTACTACTTGCAAATAGGTGATGTTGAGATTGATGGAAAACATGATGAAACTTTTGTCGAGTTTTTTGGAAATATATTGATCTTGTCAGGGTCACCTGTACATGACTTTGTACTGAGTGTATATAATAAATTAAATTTAGGAGTCAACGATGAAGACGATGCGATTATGTCATTGCTAGTAGACGTCGTTGGTCGGTTTCTGCATAGTGGAGATGTTTCAAAGAGTAATTTAGAGAAGTGGGCAAAACAACTTTTTGATCATTATTTTGCCCAAAATAGCACATCTATTACTCCTGAAGTATTTTGGAAGAAAATAGATAAAGATGCTTTTACTCAAGTGCTTGTTGATAATAATTGGAAAACCTTTAGTCCTGCTTCGTGGAAAAGGGATAAAAGTGAATACCAATATGTTTAG
- a CDS encoding HNH endonuclease: protein MTTFTDEDYWSAIVLYGLNSATYKMALGKTLLDLGEQGGEVVPWEVLARAYFDNYTSRLTGPTVLPQQGNPTRLTIMERIVRRYQQGSLEYSQAIVEVAATSFSDVIPRFQTIVNNKELARNKFYHFRHGKSLTLTDSLLTLVQSTQVTAFRNQLDSRWNLLEGAFQMTRDHSLLSNDTRDIYLVNGYQRTNLTSNIPFLEGYQGNTCFYCGEPIPDGDVHIDHVLPRQVLLHDEIWNLVLSHSYCNTSKSDKLVGEHYISKLIQRNENVMGSNHPWKARIERELGSTSVQRAKKLRWHYENVLKVMGRNYWGGINSYNPATDPFFRKFITVLNNG from the coding sequence TTGACCACGTTCACAGACGAAGACTATTGGTCCGCTATTGTGCTGTATGGCCTAAATAGCGCTACCTACAAAATGGCGTTAGGTAAAACGTTGCTGGACTTAGGAGAGCAGGGGGGTGAAGTGGTGCCGTGGGAAGTGTTGGCAAGGGCCTACTTCGACAACTACACCTCACGGCTAACAGGTCCTACAGTATTGCCTCAGCAAGGTAATCCGACACGCTTAACCATTATGGAGCGGATTGTGCGTCGGTATCAGCAGGGCAGTTTGGAGTATAGCCAAGCCATCGTTGAAGTAGCAGCTACGTCTTTCTCCGACGTCATACCACGCTTTCAAACAATTGTCAATAACAAGGAACTGGCGCGGAATAAATTTTACCACTTCCGGCACGGCAAGTCCCTGACTTTAACCGACAGCTTGCTAACACTTGTACAGTCCACCCAAGTGACGGCATTTCGCAATCAATTGGACAGCAGGTGGAATTTGTTAGAAGGAGCATTCCAAATGACGCGCGACCATTCTTTACTATCAAATGATACGCGGGACATTTACTTGGTCAATGGCTATCAGCGTACAAATCTGACGTCCAATATTCCTTTTTTAGAGGGTTACCAGGGAAACACCTGCTTTTATTGTGGCGAACCTATACCCGACGGAGACGTCCATATTGACCATGTTTTGCCCCGTCAAGTGCTACTACACGATGAAATCTGGAATCTAGTATTGTCCCACAGCTACTGTAACACAAGCAAGAGTGACAAGCTGGTAGGTGAGCATTACATATCCAAGCTGATTCAGCGTAATGAAAACGTTATGGGGAGCAATCATCCTTGGAAGGCTAGGATAGAGCGCGAGTTAGGGTCTACAAGTGTTCAGCGTGCGAAGAAGCTACGCTGGCATTATGAAAACGTGTTAAAGGTTATGGGACGAAATTACTGGGGTGGCATAAACTCCTATAATCCAGCGACTGACCCCTTCTTTCGCAAGTTTATTACTGTCCTGAATAATGGTTGA
- a CDS encoding Y-family DNA polymerase has protein sequence MFALVDCNNFYVSCERAFQPQLEGIPVVVLSNNDGCIISRSAEAKALGIPMGEPYFKIKATLEKQGARVFSSNYALYGDMSRRVMGYLADVAPEVEVYSIDEAFLNLSGMEKWLGGLEAYGRRIRRELRQWTHIPTCIGIAPTKTLAKLANRLAKKLPELDGVLYLDSEEKRWWALEQVGVEDVWGIGHQYATKLHAHGLTTATALARVSEAWARKHLGGVVGARLVRELQGYPCLEMAPSEDGTLHRQSIACTRTFGQTLSAYPDVLGAVTAYTTRAAEKLRRQHSAVNVLTVFLNKNRFGTEPPPHSFSATLHLPVATSDTAELLRYARTVLKRIWKPNTQYKKAGVIFDGLESAGQQQLSLFEPTIQSAQRAKLMADLDKLNERYGSGMVGFAVAQGYKGRKGGEWEGKKQMRSPAYTTSLEELWRINMDGPLWSRVA, from the coding sequence ATGTTCGCGTTAGTTGACTGCAACAACTTCTACGTGAGTTGTGAGCGGGCCTTTCAGCCACAATTGGAAGGAATACCCGTGGTAGTGCTTTCCAATAACGACGGATGCATTATTTCCCGCTCCGCCGAGGCAAAGGCATTGGGTATACCAATGGGGGAGCCATACTTCAAAATCAAGGCTACGCTGGAAAAGCAGGGTGCCCGCGTGTTTTCTTCCAACTATGCCTTGTATGGAGACATGTCGCGCCGGGTCATGGGGTATCTAGCCGACGTAGCGCCCGAAGTGGAAGTCTATTCCATTGACGAAGCTTTTCTTAACCTATCGGGCATGGAAAAGTGGTTGGGCGGCTTGGAAGCATACGGGCGACGCATCCGGCGTGAACTCCGGCAGTGGACTCATATTCCCACCTGCATTGGTATTGCCCCGACCAAAACACTCGCAAAGCTGGCAAACCGACTAGCCAAGAAGCTGCCGGAGCTAGATGGCGTGCTGTATCTGGATTCGGAGGAAAAGCGCTGGTGGGCCTTGGAGCAAGTGGGTGTGGAGGACGTGTGGGGAATAGGCCACCAGTATGCTACCAAGCTTCATGCTCATGGGTTAACCACGGCGACAGCACTAGCCCGCGTATCGGAGGCATGGGCCAGAAAGCACTTGGGCGGGGTAGTAGGAGCAAGGCTGGTACGAGAGCTGCAAGGTTACCCCTGTCTGGAAATGGCTCCGAGTGAGGACGGGACCCTGCACCGGCAAAGCATAGCCTGCACCCGAACCTTTGGGCAAACACTATCGGCCTATCCGGACGTATTGGGAGCCGTTACGGCCTACACGACCAGAGCCGCAGAGAAGCTTCGACGGCAGCATTCCGCTGTAAACGTCCTGACTGTGTTCCTGAACAAGAACCGGTTTGGAACGGAGCCGCCCCCGCATTCTTTCTCCGCTACCTTGCACCTGCCCGTAGCCACCAGTGACACGGCAGAGTTACTTCGCTATGCCCGCACGGTGTTGAAGCGTATCTGGAAGCCCAACACACAGTACAAGAAGGCCGGAGTTATATTCGACGGCTTGGAAAGCGCAGGGCAGCAACAATTGAGCTTGTTTGAGCCTACAATCCAGTCAGCACAAAGGGCAAAGTTGATGGCCGACTTAGACAAGCTGAATGAGCGCTACGGTTCAGGTATGGTTGGTTTTGCAGTGGCCCAAGGCTACAAGGGCCGCAAGGGGGGAGAATGGGAGGGCAAAAAGCAAATGCGCTCCCCGGCTTATACAACCAGTTTGGAAGAACTCTGGCGCATCAACATGGACGGTCCTTTGTGGAGTAGAGTAGCCTAG
- a CDS encoding LexA family protein: MSRVFVLNVLRKPLLLPFFQSRVPAGFPSPAEDHQGVKLDLNALLLSHPQATYLVQVEGHSMTGGESGIRDGALLAVDCRLTPRHDDIIIAVVEGQHTVKRLIQRGPDSWWLVPDNPAYPSIPLAGEPDLFDCWGVVTHVLTETRPGKLSRYVRVS, from the coding sequence ATGAGTCGAGTCTTTGTTTTAAATGTTTTACGCAAGCCTTTACTGCTTCCTTTCTTCCAATCCCGCGTTCCGGCAGGCTTCCCTTCCCCGGCAGAGGACCATCAGGGAGTAAAGCTGGATTTAAATGCCTTGCTGCTTTCCCATCCACAAGCTACCTACTTGGTACAGGTAGAAGGGCACAGTATGACAGGCGGGGAATCCGGCATTCGAGACGGCGCTTTACTAGCTGTTGATTGCCGCTTAACCCCCCGGCACGACGATATAATCATTGCCGTGGTAGAAGGGCAGCACACGGTTAAGCGACTGATACAACGAGGACCTGATTCGTGGTGGCTGGTACCCGATAACCCGGCATATCCTTCCATACCCCTAGCCGGAGAACCTGACCTATTCGACTGTTGGGGAGTAGTGACGCACGTTCTGACGGAAACCCGCCCCGGTAAGCTCTCCCGCTATGTTCGCGTTAGTTGA
- a CDS encoding helix-turn-helix domain-containing protein — protein MKNPASISAFGQHLRRLREDRGLSLQMLADESNVAKPTLFRVETAKATPTLDLLVSLARGLNVTVRDLVDIPDFENLDEA, from the coding sequence GTGAAGAACCCGGCAAGCATTAGCGCGTTTGGGCAGCATCTACGGAGGCTGCGTGAAGACCGTGGCCTAAGCCTTCAAATGCTTGCAGATGAATCGAATGTGGCTAAACCAACGCTCTTCAGAGTAGAAACAGCCAAAGCTACCCCCACACTGGACCTACTTGTGTCCTTAGCCAGAGGGCTAAATGTCACCGTGCGAGACTTGGTGGACATTCCCGACTTCGAAAACTTAGACGAAGCATAA
- a CDS encoding site-specific integrase encodes MARTTDFKEGKATVRAVYYTSKTLADGSHPFMVRITKDRKLKYIATGLSLHPKYWNEKKGEIRKSYPGDTKALWKKLKAQEAKFEAAAEALAEDDRVHDPEIVAVKANELRKKLRRVGILAYTEELAQSMSAAGQIGNAGVYRDLANQLAKFIASECGASEPPTGKGKEKDWLEWVKLYDIPFDRADVAFCNEWEMALRATGAAEITLSLRFRTLRAVLNKAIANGVAKASTYPFARNVAERHKFSVGKFDVTTSKRAITREDIRLLEDSLPDTDRMRLAKNVFLFSFYCGGINFVDLAQLRWRDLHGSENGLPQRLQYTRQKTGGKFSLRLLAPALSIVAAYEGLTRTTQDNYIFPVLKSNLHQTPTQIKNRLHKVLGQVNKDLKVLGESVGIITPITTYVARHSFATNLKQFGVATAVISEAMGHKSEAVTAVYLDSFASNTVDSAFEHLL; translated from the coding sequence ATGGCAAGAACGACTGATTTCAAAGAAGGAAAAGCTACGGTTAGGGCCGTCTACTACACTAGCAAGACCTTAGCTGATGGTTCGCACCCTTTTATGGTTCGGATTACCAAGGACCGTAAACTGAAATACATTGCCACTGGCCTTTCACTTCATCCTAAGTACTGGAATGAGAAGAAAGGAGAAATTCGGAAGAGCTACCCAGGCGACACCAAAGCGTTGTGGAAAAAGCTGAAAGCTCAGGAAGCCAAATTTGAAGCAGCAGCAGAGGCGTTAGCCGAGGACGATAGAGTTCATGACCCCGAAATAGTAGCTGTAAAAGCAAACGAGTTACGAAAGAAGCTACGTCGAGTCGGAATACTAGCCTACACAGAAGAGTTAGCGCAAAGTATGTCAGCAGCCGGTCAAATTGGTAACGCTGGCGTATATCGTGACCTTGCGAACCAGTTAGCGAAATTTATTGCGTCTGAATGTGGCGCTTCGGAACCGCCAACTGGAAAGGGTAAAGAAAAAGACTGGCTCGAATGGGTGAAGCTCTACGACATTCCTTTCGATAGAGCAGACGTCGCCTTTTGTAACGAGTGGGAAATGGCACTTCGGGCTACTGGTGCAGCTGAAATTACCCTCTCACTTCGCTTTCGTACACTTCGGGCAGTTTTAAATAAAGCTATTGCTAACGGAGTAGCTAAAGCTAGTACTTATCCTTTCGCTCGTAATGTGGCAGAAAGACATAAGTTTAGCGTAGGTAAATTTGACGTTACCACTAGCAAAAGAGCCATTACCAGAGAAGACATTAGGCTCTTAGAGGATTCGCTACCCGATACGGATAGAATGCGTCTCGCCAAAAATGTGTTCTTATTCTCCTTTTACTGTGGCGGAATCAACTTTGTGGACCTAGCCCAACTTCGCTGGCGTGACTTACACGGTAGCGAAAATGGTTTACCACAGCGCTTACAGTACACTCGGCAGAAGACAGGGGGTAAGTTTTCCCTTCGGCTGTTGGCTCCTGCCCTCAGCATAGTTGCGGCGTACGAAGGGTTAACCCGCACTACTCAGGATAACTACATATTTCCTGTTCTTAAATCTAATCTGCATCAAACGCCGACGCAGATAAAGAATAGACTGCACAAAGTACTAGGTCAAGTGAACAAGGACTTAAAGGTGTTAGGTGAATCTGTAGGAATAATTACTCCTATTACTACCTATGTAGCCCGTCATTCATTTGCGACCAACTTGAAGCAGTTTGGGGTAGCTACTGCTGTAATCAGTGAGGCAATGGGACATAAGTCTGAGGCAGTTACCGCCGTGTACTTGGATTCCTTTGCATCAAATACAGTTGACTCGGCTTTCGAACACTTGCTTTAA
- a CDS encoding HAMP domain-containing sensor histidine kinase: MNLKTKITLAFLTMLLLLLGVSAFTLYSLNRLDRSARNVLRDNLYSVELGQHMLRALDRLQAQEAPLDTQAKQRFEQLLAREAGNVTEPGEQQVVDSLFSELADTERYLASDTTALQLWTAHMGQLRQLTYRMVGLNTQALTRKNEAANRLATEQTGYVLALLTFAVLTCLLFVLSVPEAAVSGLRKLSASIENATHQDYSNSIPVEGHDEFGAVARAFNRLLVQLQDYRTSTLAQLLAERNRMVSLVNNLDEGLLLVDENRRLILANPVAQQLLSLPPEQLLNRPAEEIAQQNDLFRELLRHLDTPAAQRPTEAAPVLTLAQHDEEAYYRVSVNDVVSFNEVLDKMEFVGSILTLRNVSEYKKLDQAKSNFLATVSHELKTPLSSINFSLKLLQNGKVGPVNEEQQNILATIKQENQRLLRLVGELIDVSRLESGNIQLNFQAARVAEVVQFAAATIQLQLQPKQLTLDIQIADTLPAVRADIEKTTWVLLNLLANAIRYSPEQAQIHIRAALTTEAQPQIRISVQDHGPGIAPQYQEKIFQRFVQIPDKNGYKGGSGLGLSIAREFIGSQGGQLWVESELGSGSTFSFTLPLARPE; this comes from the coding sequence ATGAATCTCAAAACCAAAATCACGCTGGCGTTTCTGACCATGTTGCTCCTGCTGCTGGGCGTCAGCGCGTTTACCCTGTACTCGCTTAACCGCCTGGACCGCAGCGCCCGCAACGTGTTGCGGGACAATTTGTATTCCGTGGAGCTAGGCCAGCACATGTTGCGGGCCCTTGACCGTTTGCAGGCTCAGGAGGCCCCGCTGGATACACAAGCCAAGCAACGGTTTGAGCAACTACTGGCCCGCGAGGCTGGCAACGTAACCGAACCCGGTGAGCAGCAGGTAGTTGATTCCTTGTTCAGTGAGTTGGCCGATACGGAACGGTATCTGGCTTCCGACACCACGGCGCTGCAATTATGGACCGCGCACATGGGCCAGTTGCGGCAACTCACGTACCGCATGGTAGGCCTGAATACCCAGGCTCTGACGCGTAAAAACGAAGCCGCCAACCGCCTAGCGACGGAGCAAACTGGCTACGTGCTGGCCCTACTCACATTTGCGGTCCTGACCTGCCTGTTGTTTGTGCTGAGCGTGCCCGAAGCCGCCGTGAGTGGATTGCGCAAGCTCTCGGCCAGCATCGAAAACGCTACCCACCAGGATTACTCCAACTCCATTCCGGTGGAAGGCCACGACGAATTTGGCGCCGTGGCGCGGGCCTTCAACCGCCTGCTGGTGCAGCTGCAAGACTACCGCACCTCCACGCTGGCCCAACTGCTGGCCGAGCGCAACCGCATGGTCAGCCTCGTGAACAACCTCGATGAAGGCCTGTTGCTGGTGGATGAAAACCGCCGCCTGATTCTGGCCAACCCCGTGGCCCAGCAGCTCCTGTCCCTACCCCCCGAGCAGCTCCTGAACCGCCCCGCCGAGGAAATAGCCCAGCAAAACGACCTGTTCCGGGAACTGCTGCGTCACCTCGATACGCCCGCCGCCCAGCGCCCCACCGAAGCCGCTCCCGTGCTCACCCTGGCCCAGCACGATGAGGAAGCCTACTACCGCGTCAGCGTGAACGATGTGGTGAGCTTTAATGAAGTCCTGGATAAGATGGAGTTCGTGGGCTCTATTTTGACGCTGCGCAATGTGTCGGAGTACAAGAAGCTGGACCAAGCCAAGTCGAACTTCCTGGCTACGGTGTCGCACGAGTTGAAAACGCCCTTGTCGAGCATCAACTTCAGTTTGAAGCTGCTGCAAAACGGCAAGGTCGGCCCCGTGAATGAGGAGCAGCAGAACATTCTGGCTACCATCAAGCAGGAAAACCAGCGCCTGCTGCGGCTGGTAGGGGAGCTGATTGACGTGTCGCGGCTAGAGTCGGGCAATATCCAACTCAACTTCCAGGCGGCCCGCGTGGCCGAGGTAGTGCAGTTTGCCGCCGCCACCATTCAGCTCCAGCTCCAGCCCAAGCAGCTCACCCTCGACATCCAGATTGCCGACACGCTACCTGCCGTGCGCGCCGACATCGAGAAAACGACCTGGGTGCTGCTCAACCTGCTGGCCAACGCTATCCGCTACTCCCCGGAACAGGCGCAAATTCATATTCGGGCGGCTCTCACCACCGAGGCCCAGCCCCAGATCCGCATCAGCGTGCAGGACCACGGCCCCGGCATTGCCCCCCAGTATCAGGAGAAAATCTTCCAACGCTTCGTCCAGATTCCCGACAAAAACGGTTACAAAGGTGGTTCGGGCCTGGGTCTGAGCATCGCCCGCGAGTTTATTGGGAGCCAGGGCGGGCAGCTGTGGGTAGAAAGTGAGCTGGGCAGCGGCAGCACCTTCAGCTTCACACTACCGCTAGCACGGCCAGAGTAA
- a CDS encoding sensor protein KdpD gives MPPSNDDDQLRDLSAERFLRLVQEPRRGRLKVYIGLAAGVGKTYRMLQEAQELRQHGVDVVLGYVETHGRAGTVAQLQNLPLIKRKSIFYKGRMLEEMDVAAILQRRPAVVVVDELAHTNVPGSENEKRWQDVEQLVRAGISVITAVNVQHLESLHDQVLRITGQDVAERVPDQLLKLADEVVNVDLTVPELRARLEEGKIYDPQKVPTALRNFFQPENLLQLRELALREVAGQLSRQIDTGAAPVPAPRRNHDRLLACINSNAPAAREIIRKTSRLADRLGTATWYVLYVQTARESADRVGLATQRHLLRNLQLATELGGQILRVKSDAVVAEILRVAQEKRATLLICGVTREKGWWQRLTRRPGTTSALIRAVAHTDTDLDLFLVTY, from the coding sequence ATGCCTCCTTCCAACGATGACGACCAGCTGCGCGACTTATCGGCGGAGCGGTTTCTGCGGCTGGTGCAGGAGCCGCGGCGCGGGCGGCTGAAGGTGTACATTGGGCTGGCCGCGGGGGTAGGCAAAACCTACCGCATGTTGCAGGAGGCCCAGGAGCTGCGCCAGCACGGCGTAGATGTGGTATTGGGCTACGTGGAAACCCACGGGCGGGCCGGCACCGTGGCCCAGCTGCAGAACTTGCCCCTGATCAAGCGCAAAAGCATCTTCTACAAAGGCCGCATGCTGGAAGAAATGGACGTGGCGGCTATTCTGCAGCGCCGGCCGGCGGTGGTCGTCGTCGATGAACTGGCTCACACCAACGTGCCCGGCTCGGAAAACGAGAAACGCTGGCAGGACGTGGAGCAGCTGGTGCGGGCGGGCATTTCGGTGATTACCGCCGTGAACGTCCAGCACCTGGAAAGCCTCCACGACCAGGTGCTACGCATCACGGGCCAGGACGTAGCCGAGCGGGTGCCCGACCAGCTCCTCAAGCTGGCCGATGAGGTAGTAAATGTGGACCTGACCGTGCCCGAGCTGCGGGCCCGGCTGGAAGAAGGCAAAATCTACGACCCGCAGAAGGTGCCCACGGCCCTGCGCAACTTCTTTCAGCCCGAAAACTTGCTGCAACTGCGTGAGCTAGCGTTGCGGGAAGTGGCCGGGCAGCTTAGCCGCCAGATTGATACGGGCGCGGCCCCGGTGCCCGCCCCGCGTCGCAACCACGACCGGCTGCTGGCCTGTATCAATTCCAACGCCCCGGCCGCCCGCGAAATCATCCGCAAAACCTCCCGCCTCGCCGACCGCCTGGGCACGGCCACTTGGTACGTGCTCTATGTGCAAACCGCCCGCGAATCAGCGGACCGGGTAGGACTGGCTACCCAGCGCCACCTGCTGCGCAATCTGCAATTAGCCACCGAGCTGGGCGGTCAGATTCTGCGGGTGAAGTCGGATGCGGTGGTAGCGGAGATACTGCGCGTGGCCCAGGAAAAGCGCGCTACCCTACTTATTTGCGGCGTCACGCGGGAAAAAGGTTGGTGGCAGCGGCTAACCCGTCGTCCGGGTACTACGTCGGCCCTGATCCGGGCCGTGGCCCACACGGATACCGACCTGGACCTGTTTCTGGTGACCTACTGA